A segment of the Streptomyces sp. L2 genome:
GCTGGAGGTGCAGGGCGCCCCAGTCGGCCATGGCGCCCTCGCCGTAGGCCGTGCACAGGGCGACCAGGCCGAGGACGACGACCAGGCCGCGGGTCCGGCTGCCCCCGGGGCGCCCCGGGCCGCCGGCCAATCCCGCCCCCGGACGGTCCGACCGGGCGACCGGGTCCGGCACGTCCGGTCGGCTCGACGGGGCTCGCCGGTCCGGCGTGGCTGGGGCCTCCTGCCGTAGCAGCGTGCGGCCGGCGACGGCTGTGACCAGCAGGGCGACGACTGTCAGGCCCAGCAGGTGCCGGGCCGGGGAGAGGGCGCCCGCGACCAGCCCGCCGACGCCCGCGCCGAGCATGCCGCCCAGGCTGAACGCCGCGTGGAAGCTCGGCATGACGGGCCTGCGCAGCGCGGCGATCAGATCCACGGCGGCGCTGTTGAACGCCACGTTGACGCCGCCGTAGGCCGCTCCGAAGAGCAGCAGCACACCGCCGAGTGCCGGTGCGGAGCGGGTGAGCGGGGGCAGCGCCACGCTGAGGGCGAGGACGGTCATCCAGGCCACGGTGACCGGATGGCTGCCGTAACGGCGGCACAGCCGTCCGGTCAGCGTCATGGTGAGCACGGCGCCCGCCGAGACGCCCAGCAGGGCGAGCCCGAGCGTGCCGGCGGAAGCGTGCGTCTGCTGTTTGATGTCGGGGATGCGGACGACCCAGCCCGCGAAGACGAAGCCGTCCAGGGCGAAGAAGGCGGTGATCGCCGCCCGGAGCCGAGTGAGGCCGTTGCCCGGCACGACGCTGTGCGATCGGGTTTTGTTTATTTGCGGCACAAAAGGAGCCTAGGTGCCGCCTGAAGGTGAGGCAAGGGGGTTCCACCGGGGTCCCCGGTAGGCGCCCGGTGACCGCCGCCGCACGGTGCGTGGCAGCGTGGGGCGGCTTGGCGATCCACCGCGTGCAAAGGTCGGTCAATCCTTGTTCACCTGCTGGTTGCGGGCGGGTGAGCGGTCCATGATGGGC
Coding sequences within it:
- a CDS encoding MFS transporter produces the protein MPGNGLTRLRAAITAFFALDGFVFAGWVVRIPDIKQQTHASAGTLGLALLGVSAGAVLTMTLTGRLCRRYGSHPVTVAWMTVLALSVALPPLTRSAPALGGVLLLFGAAYGGVNVAFNSAAVDLIAALRRPVMPSFHAAFSLGGMLGAGVGGLVAGALSPARHLLGLTVVALLVTAVAGRTLLRQEAPATPDRRAPSSRPDVPDPVARSDRPGAGLAGGPGRPGGSRTRGLVVVLGLVALCTAYGEGAMADWGALHLQQDLGASPALAAAGYSCFALAMTIGRLSGTSLLERLGRTRTVIAGGATATAGMLLGSLAPSVWVALAGFAVTGLGLANLFPVAVERAGVLAGPSGVAVASTFGYGGMLLGPPAIGFMADWLSLPAALTSVAALAATAALIGASTRRALAG